CTCTGTCCTTGTCTAAGATCTGCACCACGCTGGACATCTTGTCCAGCTCATCAGGGCAGATGTCAGGGCAGTGGGTGAACCCAAAGTACAGCAGCACCCACTGGCCAAAGAAGTCCTTCTTGGTTCTACGTCTTCCAGTGTGATCTAGCAAGTTGAAGTCGCCTTGACCAAGTGCCAACTTCTTTAACTGCTCCTGGCGTCTCACCTTTTCCTGCTGTTCCTTTTCCAAGCGGACGTAGAACCACATTCCCATTATTGCAGTCCCAAAGAGGCACGTCACCACAAACTTGGTCCGCAGTCTGATGCGAGGGCTCCCAGCAGCTCTCCCCGAGCTTCTGTCTGAGGAAGACTGTGAGAATGGCCTGCAGGTCAGGAGTGTTGAACTGCCTGGACTGACATATACAGCTCTGGGAGCCGGATAGCAAATGCTGAGCAAACTGCGGTTCCACAATGGCCTATCCTCAGCTTGGAGCTCCAGTTTCTCTCTTGTGTGCCGTCTTGTTGCTTTGGCGATTGTTAAATGTGGAACAAATTGCACACTTTCCAATGGACGGTTCACACGAGCTCCAGTGAGCTGAGCCGGCAGGCTTGCCAAGCTCTCAGTGAGCAGTCCCTCTCCAGTGGTACAGGAACAGTATAACAGGTTAGTGCCCATTTGGTCAAACATCTTTTGCGCGTGATCAGTCATTACAGATGCAGAATGTAAATGCCATCCCTTTCCTTCCCCGATCCTTTGAGCTTTCGCTCCTGGGTGCTCATAACTCTGACAGCTGGCATCATGCCTCAGGGCCCCTCCGCCACATCTGCTTACACTCTCACTCAAACAGGCTACTGGCTTCAGGAAGCTGCCACAGACCGGAAGCTGGCCCCACAAACCATGGCCTCTCAACCTCACAAACATCCCAGCACACCTGCAGAGAAAGAAAATCAAGTTCatgtcacactcaaacacaccagcAGCAGACCCAGTAACGGGCATCCTTTGACCTCAAATCCCGGGGACTCTCTCTACCAACCCACTTCTCGGCCTCCCCCTCGCTCAGGCCCCTCACCCCTCGGCCTCTCATTCACCCAGGCCCCACACTCCTTGCCTCCCGTTCGCCCaggcccctcactctctccctcgcccaGGCCCCTCACTCCCTCGCCTAAGCCCCTCGGCCTCCCATTCGCCCAGGCCCCTCACTCCTTGCCTCCCCTTAGCCCAGGCCACGCACTCCCTCGCCCAGGcccctcacccctcagcctctccctCGCCCAGGcccctcacccctcagcctctccATTGCCCAGGCCCTCACACCCTCGCTCAGGCCCCTCGGCCTCCCATTCGCCCAGGCCCCTCACTCCTTGCCTCCCCTTCGCCCAGGCCCCTCTCTCCCTCGTCCAGGCCCCTCACCCCTCGGCCTCTCCCTCGCCCAGGCCCCTCACTCGTCGGCCTCCTGCTCGCCCAGGCCCCTCActcctcggcctctctctctctcccaggcccCTCACTCCttggcctctctccctctctctctcaggccccttACTCCTCGGCCTCTCTCTCCCAGGCCCTCACTCCCTCGCCTAGGCCCCTCGGCCTCCCATTCGCCCAGGCCCCGCACTCCCTCGCCCGCTCCCTCGCCCAGGCCCCTCACTCCTCGGTCTCtcggtttctgtctctgtctctctcccaggcctctcacctctctgtctctctctctgtctctctctctctctctgtctctctctctctccccctctctctccctcccccaggcccctcactcctcggcctctctctctctctctctctctctcccaggcccCTCACTCCtcggccgctctctctctctctcccaggcccCTCACTCCtcggccgctctctctctctctctctctctctctctctctcccaggcccCTCACTCCtcggccgctctctctctctctctctctctctctctcaaagcccCTCACTCCtcggccgctctctctctctcccaggcccCTCActcctcggcctctctctctctctctctctcccaggcccCTCACTCCtcggccgctctctctctctcccaggcccCTCACTCCtcggccgctctctctctctctctcccaagcccCTCACTCCTCGgccgctctctctctcaggcccctcactcctctgtctctgtctctctctgtgtctctctctctgtgtctctctctctgtgtctctctctctgtgtctctctctctgtgtctctctctctgtgtctctctctccccccccccccaggccccCTCActcctcggcctctctctctctctcccaggcccCTCACTCCTCGGCCTCTCTCTCCCAGGCCCCTCACTCCTCGGCCTCTCTCTCCCAGGCCCCTCActcctcggcctctctctctctctctctctctctctcccaggcccCTCActcctcggcctctctctctctctctctctctctctcccaggcccCTCActcctcggcctctctctctctctctctctcccaggcccCTCActcctcggcctctctctctctctctctcccaggcccCTCActcctcggcctctctctctctctcccaggcccCTCActcctcggcctctctctctcccaggcccCTCActcctcggcctctctctctctcccaggcccCTCActcctcggcctctctctctctctctctctctctcccaggcccCTCActcctcggcctctctctctctctctcccccaggcccctcactcctcggcctctctctctctctctctctcccaggcccCTCActcctcggcctctctctctccctctctctctctctctctctctctctcccaggcccCTCActcctcggcctctctctctctctctctctcccccaggcccctcactcctcggcctctctctctctctctctcccaggcccCTCActcctcggcctctctctctccctctctctgtctctctctctcccaggcccCTCActcctcggcctctctctctctcccaggcccCTCActcctcggcctctctctctctctctctctctctctctcccaggcccCTCActcctcggcctctctctctctttcttccaggCCCCTCactcctcggtctctctctctctcccccaggcccctcactcctcggcctctctctctctttcttccaggCCCCTCActcctcggcctctctctctctctctcccagactcctcagcctctctctctctctctctctctctctctcccaggcccCTCActcctcggcctctctctctctctcccccaggcccctcactcctcggcctctctctctctttcttccaggCCCCTCactcctcggtctctctctctctcccccaggcccctcactcctcggcctctctctctctctctcccagactcctcagcctctctctctctctctctcccaggcccCTCActcctcggcctctctctctctttcttccaggCCCCTCActccacggcctctctctctctttcttccaggCCCCTCACTCCACGGCCTCTCTCTTTCTTCCAGGCCCCTCactcctcggtctctctctctctcccccaggccCCTCACTCCTCGGCCACTCTCTCTCCCGTGGTTTCTCGCTGATTTTTACCCGGCAGCAGCATCAAACTACAGATCCCAGGATGCCTCGCGGTTGCGCATGTGCGGAATGAGAGACGAATCGACCCGGAAACAAGGAGCGGGAAAAGAGAGACCTTAAATCCCAACCTCTTTACGCCACCCCTCTAAACCCCAAATCCCAACCTCTTTACTCCACCCCTCCAAACCCCAACCTCTTTACTCCACCCCTCCAAATCCCAACCTCTTTACTCCACCCCTCTAAACCCCAAATCCCAACCTCGTTACTCCACCACTCCTCTAAACCCCAACCTCTTTACTCCACCCATCTAAACCCCAAATCCCAATCTCTTTACTCCACCCCTCTAAACCCCAACTGCTTTACTCTACACTTCTAAACCCCAAATCCCAACCTCTTTACTCCAGCCCTCTAAACCccagcctctttactccacccctCTAAACCTTAAACCCCAACCTCTTTACTCCACCCCTCTGAACCCCAAATTCTTTACTCCACCCCTCTGAACCCCAAATTCTTTACTCCACCCCTCTAAACTCCAACCTCTGTACTCCACCCCTCTAAACCCCAAACTCTTTACTCCACCCCTCTAAACCCCAAATCCCAACCTCTTTACTCCACCCCTCTATACCCCAACCTCTTTACTCCACCCCTCTATACCCCAACCTCTTTACTCCACCCCTCTGAACCCCAAATTCTTTACTCCACCCCTCTAAACTCCAACCTCTGTACTCCACCCCTCTAAACCCCAATCTCTTTACTCCACCACTCTAAACCCCAAATCCCAACCTCTTTACACCACCCCTCTAAACCCCAACCTCTTTACTCCACCCCTCTAAACCGGAAACCCTTTACACCACCCCTCTAAACCCCTCACCCTAAAACccgaacagcaacttgcatttgtattacacaatattacatagaatatatagcCATTCAGACCATCAGTCCATGCCAACATTTATAGTCTActtgaatctcctctcatccttcctcaCCTAAAACTATCAGCATAGccgtctattcccttctccctcatatgctgatCTAGCCTCTGCTTAAATGTATCTACTATTACATTAaatcactccctgtgatagcgagttccacattctcactattctttgggtaaagaagtttcttctgaattccctcttGGCTCatttggtgactgtcttatattgatggcctctagttttgtttTTTTGCCACAAATGCAAACGTTCCTCTGTGTCTatatcaaaacatttcataatttgaAAGAACTCAATTAGGTCACCCCCTTCTCTTTTAAAGAGAAAAGAGACtctgcctgttcatcctttcctgataaatATAAGCTGCAGTTCTGGTATCATATAGCAGTTTTGCtttgcaggagtgttatcaaacaaaatttgacactgagctacataaggaaatattaggacaggtgacaaaaagcttggtgaaagaggtaaatTTTAACAAATGTCTTGAaggggtagagaggcggagaggtttaagaagggaaatccagagcttagggctttggcagctgaaggcacggccaccaattgtggagtgaTAGaagttggggatgcgcaagaggccagaattggaggagcacagttcTCAGAAGGTTCTGaagctggaagaagttagagatagggagaggtgaggtcatggagggatttgaaaacaagggtgagaattttgaaatcgagaCATTGCAGACTGGGAGCTTGTGTGGGTccacgagcacaggggtaatgcgtcaatgggaattggtgcaagttaggatatgggcagtagaCTTATGGATGAGATCAAGtttatggaagatgggaggccagccagaggagcattggaatagtcaagtctagaggtaacaaaggaatggatgagggtttcagcagcagatgaaccgaGACAGTGTCAGGGCTAGGCAGTGTTATGGAGTTGGCAtagatggtcttggtgatggagcagttATGTGGTCAGAAGAGCAGCTCAGTGCCAAGCAAGATACCAGGTTGAcgaacagtctggttgagcctcagccaattgccagggagagggatggagttggtggctaggggccCCATCAAATCTCAAATTTTCCCTTACCCTAAACTCCAAACCACCCTCACTCCATCTTTACAGTGTCCCATCAAACAGTCTCAGGGCAGATACAgtgcaggttagatacagagtaaatactGGGATTCAGCtcaggtgcagttcagtttctctgACATATCTCTATTGTGGCTAATCTTCATCACTGATCCTGGGCAGTAACGGGTGTCGGTTCTGTGTTTCCTCACTTGAAGGGAGTGTAATATCACAGAatacagcatgtgtgtgtgtgtataagtgggTGTAATTGTGCGTGTGTGTAAGTGAACTTCCACAGAAAGACACCCATGCAAGCTCACAGACGTTCTGTGTTACAGACTATTTGATAGTGGAGAACAGCTCCTGAGACCTACAGGCCTGTATTTTGCAGCAGGGATTACTGACTAACAATCAGCAAGAACAATCTGGGCTGCCTCTCCTTCCCGAGCCCGAGGTGCTGAGGCCAAATATCCCACACTAGCTGCAACCAGCTTTCTCTGTATTGATAAGAGGTCAAATGTGGGGCTTTCCTAATCTCTGACTGCACCCTCTGGGTGTTTGGAGAGCTGCTGATTGCCAGAATGTTGATCAAGCAGTTTACCTACAATCCAGCACCTCCCACTGCCTACTTTGTGGACTGATTTTTTGCAGCTTCAATTCAGCACTTGTCCTACCACAGCCGTATTTCATTTCGTCGCACGCCTGCCCCATcccacccattcacacacacacagtctgtctctgtctctctagctGTGGATCAGTATGTGTGAGGGTCTATGTCTGACTCTGACCTTTCTTTCTGCTCAGTTCACTGTTGCCCGGCTGCATCCCAGCTGC
This window of the Heterodontus francisci isolate sHetFra1 chromosome 27, sHetFra1.hap1, whole genome shotgun sequence genome carries:
- the sco2 gene encoding protein SCO2 homolog, mitochondrial isoform X2, whose protein sequence is MFVRLRGHGLWGQLPVCGSFLKPVACLSESVSRCGGGALRHDASCQSYEHPGAKAQRIGEGKGWHLHSASVMTDHAQKMFDQMGTNLLYCSCTTGEGLLTESLASLPAQLTGARVNRPLESVQFVPHLTIAKATRRHTREKLELQAEDRPLWNRSLLSICYPAPRAVYVSPGSSTLLTCRPFSQSSSDRSSGRAAGSPRIRLRTKFVVTCLFGTAIMGMWFYVRLEKEQQEKVRRQEQLKKLALGQGDFNLLDHTGRRRTKKDFFGQWVLLYFGFTHCPDICPDELDKMSSVVQILDKDRALPPVQPIFITVDPERDGVEEMARYIKDFHSRMMGLTGTPKQIKELGTAFRVYYSAGPKDEDNDYIVDHTIIIYLLNPDGLFTDYYNRSKSDQEIAESIRSHMKTYVHLFS
- the sco2 gene encoding protein SCO2 homolog, mitochondrial isoform X1; the protein is MPVTGSAAGVFECDMNLIFFLCRCAGMFVRLRGHGLWGQLPVCGSFLKPVACLSESVSRCGGGALRHDASCQSYEHPGAKAQRIGEGKGWHLHSASVMTDHAQKMFDQMGTNLLYCSCTTGEGLLTESLASLPAQLTGARVNRPLESVQFVPHLTIAKATRRHTREKLELQAEDRPLWNRSLLSICYPAPRAVYVSPGSSTLLTCRPFSQSSSDRSSGRAAGSPRIRLRTKFVVTCLFGTAIMGMWFYVRLEKEQQEKVRRQEQLKKLALGQGDFNLLDHTGRRRTKKDFFGQWVLLYFGFTHCPDICPDELDKMSSVVQILDKDRALPPVQPIFITVDPERDGVEEMARYIKDFHSRMMGLTGTPKQIKELGTAFRVYYSAGPKDEDNDYIVDHTIIIYLLNPDGLFTDYYNRSKSDQEIAESIRSHMKTYVHLFS